One Corynebacterium yudongzhengii DNA window includes the following coding sequences:
- a CDS encoding purple acid phosphatase family protein, which translates to MSKRTNLLKAVAAVATTGLLITACSDPNQTDTSAEGNGADTATTAEETGAESTEAAEDEEIDPAYGAENGMALIELQDEKPEVAEVETTNEPNRIAMSITEEPTTSMAFNWYTADELEDSVLRVSTNEDMSDAQEFPAEAKEVISEYAERTEDGYYIYADAERDEEGDIILDDNGEPEQVNGYFTDEQIDRENTEWTADGSDLAYLGLVEVPEHTNKATAEGLEPGTEYYFQVGSESEGFSDTGSFTTASEDGQFTQFIQYTDTQNAYWNANVNNEAAYGADTLAKAREVAPDAEFAVHTGDLVETAQVEDEWVDNLDMSVENNLNLPHAFVSGNHDEYSVRWEEEPLLESFNDHLNVPAANDAINGGSYYSFDHSGIHFTVLNTNDNKESEDNPEEGAIGQEQMEWARQDIEQARENGANWIVLAYHKPVYSASYHALQDEDVQVTREDFVKMADELGADLVLQGHDHHLTRTKSLVYTPDNFAYGEVEDTEKTEIDGTEYHVNPEGVTYVIPNTSGTKTYDAIYQKGAEHVHKVRPDLDWMTQEQVDYWNTLYDIAEQPEDSEKFEHAHDNYRQSEIQHFAVYTVDENNLKIEFYQVEGDLHEGEDREATLVDSYGITKDGSAQ; encoded by the coding sequence ATGTCTAAGAGGACCAATCTGCTCAAGGCCGTGGCCGCTGTGGCCACCACCGGCCTGCTGATCACCGCATGCTCGGATCCGAACCAGACCGACACCTCCGCCGAGGGCAACGGCGCGGACACCGCCACCACCGCGGAGGAGACTGGCGCCGAGAGCACTGAGGCCGCCGAGGACGAAGAGATCGATCCCGCCTACGGTGCGGAAAACGGCATGGCCCTCATCGAACTCCAGGACGAGAAACCGGAGGTCGCGGAGGTCGAGACGACCAACGAGCCGAACCGCATCGCCATGAGCATCACCGAGGAGCCCACCACCTCCATGGCGTTCAACTGGTACACCGCCGACGAGCTGGAAGACTCGGTGCTGCGCGTGTCCACCAACGAGGACATGTCCGACGCCCAGGAGTTCCCGGCCGAGGCCAAGGAGGTCATCTCCGAGTACGCCGAGCGCACCGAGGACGGCTACTACATCTACGCCGATGCCGAGCGCGACGAGGAAGGCGACATCATCCTCGACGACAACGGCGAGCCGGAGCAGGTCAACGGCTACTTCACCGACGAGCAGATCGACCGCGAGAACACCGAGTGGACTGCCGACGGATCTGATCTCGCCTACCTCGGCCTAGTCGAGGTCCCGGAGCACACCAACAAGGCCACCGCCGAGGGCCTGGAGCCGGGCACCGAGTACTACTTCCAGGTCGGTTCCGAGTCCGAGGGCTTCTCCGATACCGGTTCTTTCACCACGGCTTCCGAGGACGGCCAGTTCACCCAGTTCATCCAGTACACTGACACCCAGAACGCGTACTGGAACGCGAACGTCAACAACGAGGCCGCCTACGGCGCCGACACCCTGGCGAAGGCCAGGGAAGTCGCCCCGGACGCAGAGTTCGCCGTGCACACCGGTGACCTCGTCGAGACCGCCCAGGTGGAAGACGAATGGGTCGACAACCTGGACATGTCGGTGGAGAACAACCTCAACCTGCCGCACGCCTTCGTCTCGGGTAACCACGACGAGTACTCCGTGCGCTGGGAGGAGGAGCCGCTGCTCGAGTCCTTCAACGACCACCTCAACGTCCCAGCGGCCAACGACGCCATCAACGGCGGCTCCTACTACTCCTTCGACCACTCCGGCATCCACTTCACCGTCCTTAACACCAACGACAACAAGGAGTCCGAGGACAACCCGGAGGAAGGCGCCATCGGCCAGGAGCAGATGGAGTGGGCTCGCCAGGACATCGAGCAGGCCCGCGAAAACGGCGCCAACTGGATCGTCCTCGCCTACCACAAGCCGGTGTACTCGGCGTCCTACCACGCACTGCAGGATGAGGACGTCCAGGTCACCCGCGAGGACTTCGTCAAGATGGCCGACGAGCTGGGCGCCGACCTGGTGCTCCAGGGCCATGACCACCACCTGACCCGCACCAAGTCGCTGGTCTACACCCCGGATAACTTCGCCTACGGCGAGGTGGAGGACACCGAGAAGACCGAGATCGACGGCACCGAGTACCACGTCAACCCGGAGGGCGTCACCTACGTCATCCCGAACACCTCGGGCACCAAGACCTACGACGCGATCTACCAGAAGGGCGCCGAGCACGTTCACAAGGTCCGCCCGGATCTGGACTGGATGACCCAGGAACAGGTCGACTACTGGAACACCCTCTATGACATCGCTGAGCAGCCCGAGGACTCCGAGAAGTTCGAGCACGCTCACGACAACTACCGTCAGTCGGAAATCCAGCACTTCGCCGTCTACACCGTGGACGAGAACAACCTGAAGATCGAGTTCTACCAGGTGGAAGGCGATCTCCACGAGGGTGAAGACCGCGAGGCTACCCTCGTCGATTCCTACGGCATCACCAAGGACGGCTCCGCACAGTAG
- a CDS encoding spermidine synthase, which translates to MSRTDKPRAPKKRITGTFPISTGTARITADETRDGAYLLEVNDVPSSHIVLGAPRVLTFPYMQWLAPLIDAHITRLPHRRGIHVVHLGGAGCALARYVADKWPSTRNTVSEIDADLARLVRASFDIPAPPAVDIVATEARSLIHALPAGGADVLIRDVFSGADTPRHLQTVEFFEAARRALGKGGLYAANVGDYAGLPVTRREAAGMLRAFRHVAAVAPLDMIEGRRYGNLLLLGSDQPLGDITAAAADDLRVRGMEFVARLSANERPLRD; encoded by the coding sequence ATGTCGCGCACAGACAAACCCCGCGCCCCGAAAAAGCGCATCACCGGCACCTTCCCGATTTCCACCGGCACCGCCCGCATCACCGCCGACGAGACCCGCGACGGCGCCTACCTCCTCGAGGTCAACGACGTGCCCTCATCCCACATCGTCCTCGGCGCCCCGCGCGTGCTGACCTTTCCCTACATGCAGTGGCTAGCCCCGCTTATCGACGCCCACATCACCCGCCTGCCCCATCGCCGCGGCATCCACGTGGTACATCTGGGCGGCGCCGGCTGTGCGCTGGCGCGCTATGTGGCGGATAAGTGGCCGTCGACACGCAATACCGTCTCCGAGATCGACGCCGACCTGGCGCGGCTGGTGCGGGCGTCTTTCGATATTCCCGCCCCACCTGCGGTCGACATCGTGGCGACGGAGGCGCGCTCGCTCATCCACGCGCTGCCCGCCGGCGGGGCCGATGTGCTGATCCGGGATGTCTTCTCCGGCGCCGACACCCCGCGCCACCTGCAGACCGTCGAGTTCTTCGAGGCGGCCCGGCGCGCGCTGGGCAAAGGTGGACTATATGCGGCGAACGTGGGTGATTATGCGGGTTTGCCGGTGACGCGTCGAGAAGCGGCCGGGATGCTGCGGGCCTTTAGGCACGTGGCGGCCGTCGCCCCGCTGGACATGATCGAAGGACGCCGCTACGGCAACCTGCTTCTTTTAGGCTCCGATCAGCCGTTGGGGGACATCACCGCGGCGGCTGCGGATGATCTGCGAGTGCGCGGCATGGAGTTTGTGGCGCGGTTGTCGGCGAACGAGCGCCCGCTGCGCGACTGA
- a CDS encoding methionine ABC transporter ATP-binding protein produces the protein MTSPNTVPAVSFSGVSKAFDSVLALKDIFFDIPAGSIYGVVGTSGAGKSTLLRTVNGLESVTGGTVTTLGRDVAKLRHSELRQLRRQMGMVFQHHNLIDSKTVAENVAMPLVLASVAKSERDSRVKEVLELVGLAERAGHRPAQLSGGQRQRVGIARALVMDPKILLCDEPTSALDPLTTSQILELLERINEELGLTILIITHQMSAVSRIADNVAVLENGELIENGAVRDVFAHPQQPLTRRFVETVVPQKLPDSVVADLREHPFPTTVRIVHTGGAARDIIGQFSERFDVTAQLLHAADAPLRHSSVGTLVLGLNGASASISSALSWADRTDGLNVEVLP, from the coding sequence ATGACCTCACCTAATACCGTGCCCGCCGTGAGCTTCAGCGGCGTGAGCAAGGCTTTCGATAGCGTGCTTGCCTTGAAGGATATCTTTTTCGACATCCCCGCCGGCAGTATCTATGGGGTGGTGGGCACCTCTGGTGCCGGCAAGTCCACTCTGCTTCGCACCGTCAACGGGCTCGAGAGTGTCACTGGTGGGACCGTGACCACGTTGGGACGAGACGTCGCCAAGCTCCGGCACTCGGAGCTGCGCCAGCTGCGCCGCCAGATGGGCATGGTCTTCCAGCATCACAACCTGATCGACTCGAAGACCGTCGCCGAAAACGTGGCGATGCCGTTGGTGCTCGCCAGCGTCGCCAAGAGTGAGAGGGATAGCCGGGTCAAGGAAGTGCTCGAGCTCGTCGGACTCGCCGAGCGTGCCGGCCACCGGCCCGCCCAGCTCTCCGGCGGGCAGCGTCAGCGCGTCGGCATTGCTCGCGCGCTGGTCATGGACCCGAAGATCCTGCTGTGCGACGAGCCCACGAGCGCCCTCGACCCGCTGACCACCTCGCAGATCCTCGAGCTGCTGGAGCGCATCAACGAAGAACTCGGCCTGACCATCCTCATCATCACCCACCAGATGTCGGCGGTCTCGAGGATCGCCGATAACGTCGCCGTCCTCGAAAACGGGGAACTCATCGAAAACGGCGCCGTGCGCGACGTGTTCGCCCACCCGCAGCAGCCGTTGACTCGGCGCTTCGTCGAAACGGTCGTGCCGCAGAAGCTGCCGGATAGCGTCGTGGCGGATTTGCGCGAGCACCCCTTCCCGACGACTGTGCGCATCGTCCACACCGGCGGCGCCGCCCGCGACATCATCGGCCAGTTTAGCGAGCGTTTCGACGTGACCGCGCAGCTACTCCACGCGGCGGACGCGCCGCTTCGGCACAGCTCGGTGGGCACGCTCGTGCTCGGGCTCAACGGGGCGTCGGCATCCATTTCCTCCGCCCTGAGCTGGGCGGATCGCACAGACGGACTCAATGTGGAGGTGCTTCCGTGA
- a CDS encoding GDSL-type esterase/lipase family protein, with amino-acid sequence MVKNFVTSARVAVVAAVATLSGGLLVPTAAATPVPGIPAGPPPAVAANAVGAAVASPLQQLQRTLDNLGIPVEAAGLDLPSNFSPWATEPKQIVAFGDSFTANAGKAGPRGLEPGQSLIVSNCATDNENWPKIVGRESGKTVGDWSCNGTGGLPIVQMLAYLEAAIMYGDIGPGTEEVVLMYGGLDVTQWADAALGSVNIPVPPVSAYRQLVNHVQNRVSQVAPGARVTFTSYQAFAEPASEGNGENVCFVNLPNNTILRLPTPGSDFIQESFRNNLRDAALAGGANFIDVYEQSKSHSTCAPEGERWVAGVQDPEMGPMVNHPTVQGQYGMAEIIKNDLGI; translated from the coding sequence ATGGTTAAGAACTTCGTTACTTCCGCCCGTGTTGCAGTGGTCGCGGCCGTCGCGACGCTGAGTGGCGGGCTCCTTGTCCCCACCGCAGCTGCCACTCCGGTACCTGGTATTCCTGCGGGCCCGCCGCCGGCCGTGGCCGCGAACGCCGTGGGTGCCGCCGTCGCAAGCCCGCTCCAGCAGCTCCAGCGGACCCTCGATAACCTGGGTATCCCGGTCGAGGCCGCCGGTCTGGACCTGCCGTCGAACTTCTCGCCGTGGGCTACCGAGCCGAAGCAGATCGTCGCCTTCGGTGACTCCTTCACTGCCAACGCCGGCAAGGCTGGCCCGCGCGGTCTGGAGCCGGGGCAGAGCCTCATCGTCTCTAACTGTGCGACCGACAACGAGAACTGGCCGAAGATCGTCGGCCGCGAGTCCGGCAAGACCGTCGGCGACTGGTCCTGCAACGGCACGGGCGGTCTCCCGATCGTCCAGATGCTCGCCTACCTCGAGGCCGCCATCATGTACGGCGATATCGGACCGGGTACCGAAGAGGTCGTGCTCATGTACGGCGGCCTGGACGTCACCCAGTGGGCTGACGCCGCCCTGGGTTCCGTGAACATTCCGGTTCCTCCCGTGAGCGCCTACCGCCAGCTGGTTAACCACGTGCAGAACCGTGTCAGCCAGGTTGCCCCGGGCGCCCGCGTGACCTTCACCTCGTACCAGGCTTTCGCCGAGCCGGCCTCCGAAGGTAACGGCGAGAACGTGTGCTTCGTGAACCTGCCGAACAACACGATCCTGCGTCTGCCGACCCCGGGCAGTGACTTCATCCAGGAGTCGTTCCGCAACAACCTTCGCGACGCTGCTCTGGCCGGGGGCGCGAACTTCATCGACGTCTACGAGCAGTCGAAGTCGCATTCCACCTGTGCGCCGGAGGGTGAGCGCTGGGTTGCTGGAGTGCAGGATCCGGAGATGGGCCCGATGGTCAACCACCCGACCGTGCAGGGTCAGTACGGCATGGCCGAGATCATTAAGAATGACCTCGGCATCTAA
- a CDS encoding proline dehydrogenase family protein: MNDAPSLSQLVEDSVTLAHEWLDKTDDGAEATDAASRQLAGLMQDPEGVNFTMDFVDRVARPDDDAVAARELRKMPTGPAFLGPINRGMLSLGSLAGRIAPGIVMPLARARMRQMVGHLVLDADGDSLNKLLDDANEKNVQLNLNLLGEAVLGNAEAQDRARRTAELIENPRVTYASVKASSLCAQLNHFDEDGSVERLKDQLRPLYRLARDASPRTFINLDMEEYKDLDLTLRLFKELLSEEEFLDYEAGIVLQAYLPDSVSAMKEIQEFARQRKAKGGAPIKVRIVKGANLSMERVDAETHGWEQTVYATKDEVDANYLRLLDMVLDEEYADILRIGVASHNLYTLAMAYHLASSRGVMRQVDAEMLQGMSPDQADLVHEAFGSLILYTPVVRAEDFDVAVSYLVRRLEENASSQNFIHALFAENEMDDQERRFRRAVEDAASVSETPRRTQNRFTEEGRATRRGVFTNEPDTDPALEPNRRWALEALADTPGEIESPEATDVAEVDAAVDKARQAHKAWAELSGDERADVLETIADELAKQRKKLLTVMAHEAGKTIEQSDPEVSEAIDFAAYYAQSALQLDERFTPHELVAVIPPWNFPVAIPVGGMLSGLAAGSAVIIKPAPQVVRCAEIAVEAIHRGLARHDINPDILQLVRADEGDAGKKLITSADSVILTGASETAALFRSWDPTMKINAETSGKNAIIVTPAADPDLAAEDVMNSAFGHSGQKCSASSLVILVGSMGESDRFRNQLLDAIDTLVVGRGTDISTTMNGLIEPPPEKLQRGLTTLDDDETWLIEPRQLDEEGTLWTPGVRDNVQPGSWYHTHECFGPVLGIMHAKDLDEAIDWQNSTGFGLTGGIHSLDDDEIAHWIERVEVGNAYVNRGITGAIVQRQSFGGWKDSAIGTGAKAGGPNYVAQQGTWEDGELKPQNVSLEPRIARELLSVAALLNEEDAEWLTRAAELDAIAWRSEFGVEHDRTALASERNIFRYRPLLDRLMVRLGHGFELKDLLRLHLGSILTGTELEISAPAAVEVVVPEFMEITVEDDLKYSQKIAERSGVRVRYLGDVPDMAYQAAVDSGSVIIDTPVLADGRRELLHMLLEQAVSVTSHRFGVLRNVGHMG; this comes from the coding sequence ATGAATGATGCGCCTTCTCTTTCCCAGCTGGTCGAGGATTCTGTCACTCTCGCCCACGAATGGCTGGACAAGACCGACGACGGTGCCGAGGCCACCGATGCCGCCTCCCGCCAGCTCGCCGGCCTGATGCAGGACCCCGAGGGTGTCAACTTCACGATGGACTTCGTGGATCGTGTCGCCCGCCCCGACGACGATGCTGTCGCTGCTCGAGAACTGCGCAAGATGCCGACGGGCCCGGCCTTCCTCGGCCCGATCAACCGGGGTATGCTCAGCCTCGGCTCCCTGGCCGGGCGGATCGCGCCGGGCATCGTCATGCCGCTGGCGCGGGCGCGCATGCGGCAGATGGTGGGCCACCTGGTCCTCGACGCCGACGGTGATTCTCTGAACAAGCTTCTCGACGACGCCAACGAGAAGAACGTGCAGCTAAACCTCAACCTGCTGGGTGAGGCGGTGCTCGGTAACGCGGAGGCACAGGATCGCGCGCGCCGCACCGCTGAGCTGATCGAGAACCCCCGGGTGACGTATGCGTCCGTGAAGGCCTCGAGCCTGTGCGCGCAGCTCAACCACTTCGACGAGGACGGCTCCGTCGAGCGCCTCAAGGACCAGCTGCGACCGCTATACCGCCTCGCGCGCGACGCGTCGCCGCGGACCTTCATCAACCTCGATATGGAGGAGTACAAGGACCTCGACCTCACGCTGCGCCTGTTCAAGGAACTGCTCAGCGAGGAGGAGTTCTTAGACTACGAGGCCGGCATCGTGCTGCAGGCCTACCTGCCGGATTCGGTGTCCGCGATGAAGGAGATCCAAGAGTTCGCCCGCCAGCGCAAGGCGAAGGGCGGGGCTCCGATCAAGGTGCGCATCGTCAAGGGCGCGAACCTGTCGATGGAGCGGGTCGATGCCGAAACCCACGGCTGGGAGCAGACCGTCTACGCCACCAAGGACGAGGTCGACGCCAACTACCTGCGCCTTTTAGACATGGTCCTAGACGAAGAGTATGCCGACATCCTGCGCATCGGCGTGGCCAGCCACAACCTCTACACCCTGGCCATGGCCTACCACCTGGCCTCCAGCCGCGGGGTCATGCGCCAGGTCGACGCCGAAATGCTCCAGGGCATGAGCCCGGATCAGGCCGACCTCGTCCACGAAGCTTTCGGCTCGCTGATCCTCTACACCCCGGTGGTGCGCGCGGAGGATTTCGACGTCGCCGTCAGCTACCTGGTGCGCCGCCTGGAGGAGAACGCGTCGTCGCAAAACTTCATCCACGCCCTGTTCGCCGAGAACGAGATGGATGACCAGGAGCGCCGCTTCCGCCGCGCCGTCGAGGATGCCGCGAGTGTCAGCGAGACCCCGAGGCGCACCCAGAACCGTTTCACCGAAGAGGGCCGCGCTACGCGCCGGGGCGTGTTCACCAACGAACCGGACACCGATCCCGCGCTGGAGCCGAACCGCCGCTGGGCTCTCGAGGCGCTGGCCGATACCCCCGGCGAGATCGAATCCCCGGAGGCCACCGACGTCGCGGAGGTCGACGCGGCCGTCGACAAGGCGCGGCAGGCGCATAAGGCCTGGGCGGAGCTGAGCGGCGACGAGCGTGCCGACGTCCTCGAGACCATCGCCGACGAGCTCGCCAAGCAGCGCAAGAAGCTGCTCACGGTCATGGCGCACGAGGCCGGCAAGACCATCGAGCAGTCCGATCCGGAGGTCTCCGAGGCGATTGACTTCGCTGCGTACTACGCGCAGTCGGCACTCCAGCTCGACGAGCGTTTCACCCCGCATGAGCTCGTCGCGGTGATCCCGCCGTGGAACTTCCCGGTCGCCATCCCGGTCGGCGGTATGCTCTCCGGCCTGGCGGCGGGCTCGGCGGTCATCATTAAGCCGGCCCCGCAGGTCGTCCGTTGCGCCGAGATCGCGGTCGAGGCCATCCACCGCGGCCTGGCCCGCCACGACATCAACCCGGACATCCTGCAGCTCGTGCGTGCCGACGAAGGCGATGCCGGCAAGAAGCTCATCACTTCCGCCGACTCGGTGATCCTCACCGGCGCCTCCGAGACCGCCGCCCTGTTCCGCTCCTGGGATCCGACGATGAAGATCAACGCGGAGACCTCGGGCAAGAACGCCATCATCGTCACCCCGGCCGCCGACCCGGACCTGGCCGCCGAGGACGTCATGAACAGCGCCTTCGGCCACTCCGGGCAGAAGTGCTCGGCGTCCTCGCTGGTCATCCTCGTCGGCTCGATGGGGGAGTCGGACCGCTTCCGCAACCAGCTTCTCGACGCCATCGACACCCTCGTCGTCGGCCGCGGCACGGACATCTCCACCACGATGAACGGGCTCATCGAGCCGCCGCCGGAGAAGCTCCAGCGCGGTCTGACCACCCTCGACGACGACGAGACCTGGCTGATCGAACCGCGCCAGCTCGACGAGGAGGGCACCCTGTGGACGCCGGGCGTGCGCGACAACGTTCAGCCGGGCAGCTGGTACCACACCCACGAGTGCTTCGGCCCGGTGCTCGGCATCATGCACGCCAAGGATCTCGACGAGGCCATCGACTGGCAGAACTCCACCGGCTTCGGCCTGACGGGCGGTATTCATTCGCTTGACGACGACGAAATCGCCCACTGGATCGAGCGCGTCGAAGTCGGCAACGCCTACGTCAACCGCGGTATCACCGGCGCGATCGTGCAGCGTCAGTCCTTCGGCGGTTGGAAGGACTCCGCCATCGGAACCGGCGCGAAGGCCGGCGGCCCGAACTACGTCGCCCAGCAGGGCACCTGGGAAGACGGCGAGCTGAAGCCGCAGAACGTCTCTTTGGAGCCGCGCATCGCCCGCGAACTGCTGAGTGTTGCGGCCCTGCTCAACGAGGAGGACGCCGAATGGCTCACCCGCGCCGCGGAGCTCGACGCTATCGCCTGGCGCAGCGAGTTCGGCGTGGAGCACGACCGCACGGCCCTGGCCAGCGAGCGCAACATCTTCCGTTACCGCCCGCTGCTCGATCGCCTCATGGTCCGCCTCGGCCACGGCTTCGAGCTCAAGGACCTGCTGCGCCTGCACCTGGGGTCGATCCTCACCGGCACCGAGCTGGAGATCTCCGCCCCGGCCGCCGTCGAGGTCGTGGTGCCGGAATTCATGGAGATCACCGTCGAAGACGACCTGAAGTACTCCCAGAAGATTGCCGAGCGCTCCGGTGTGCGTGTGCGCTACCTCGGTGACGTTCCGGACATGGCCTACCAGGCCGCCGTCGATTCCGGTTCGGTGATCATCGATACCCCGGTGCTTGCCGACGGCCGCCGCGAACTCCTCCACATGCTCCTCGAGCAGGCGGTCTCGGTGACCTCGCATCGCTTCGGCGTTCTGCGCAACGTCGGCCACATGGGTTAG
- a CDS encoding LamB/YcsF family protein gives MPTIDLNADLGETTAGNPVADDAAMVSLVSSANVATGYHAGDPHAIRTTLRAAADNGVTVGAHPAYNDPAGFGRRFLDYDLAQLADEILYQIGAVDALARSVGTQVSYVKPHGALYNTIVHNEVHARAVIDAIRAFDRELAVMLLPGGVAVDIAQQRGLRVIAEAFADRGYNPDGTLVKRGTPGAVLTDADAVADRVRRIATDGSLVAVDGTVLNVGAESVCVHGDSPGSVELTRAIVEKLKADGIDLRSVL, from the coding sequence ATGCCCACCATCGATCTCAACGCCGATTTGGGGGAGACCACCGCCGGCAACCCCGTTGCCGATGACGCCGCGATGGTCTCGCTGGTTAGCTCGGCGAACGTCGCCACCGGTTATCACGCAGGCGATCCGCACGCGATCCGCACGACCCTGCGCGCGGCGGCCGACAACGGCGTCACCGTGGGCGCGCACCCCGCGTACAACGACCCGGCCGGCTTCGGCCGCCGCTTCCTCGACTACGATCTCGCGCAGCTCGCCGACGAGATCCTGTACCAGATCGGGGCGGTGGATGCGCTGGCACGTTCCGTCGGCACGCAGGTCAGCTACGTCAAGCCCCACGGTGCGCTGTATAACACCATCGTCCACAACGAGGTCCACGCCCGCGCCGTTATCGACGCGATTCGCGCTTTCGACCGCGAGCTCGCCGTCATGTTGCTGCCGGGCGGCGTCGCCGTCGACATCGCACAGCAGCGCGGCCTGCGCGTGATCGCAGAGGCCTTCGCGGATCGCGGGTACAACCCGGACGGGACGCTCGTGAAGCGCGGCACCCCGGGCGCGGTGCTCACGGATGCCGATGCCGTCGCCGACCGCGTCCGCCGCATCGCCACCGACGGCTCGCTGGTCGCCGTCGACGGCACTGTCCTCAACGTCGGCGCCGAAAGCGTGTGCGTGCACGGCGATTCGCCGGGCTCGGTGGAGCTGACGCGCGCGATCGTCGAGAAGCTGAAAGCCGACGGCATCGATCTAAGGAGCGTCCTGTGA
- a CDS encoding methionine ABC transporter permease: protein METFDTRVSPEQYLSAGGETLYMVGISLFIGALIGIPLALVLVLHRPGGLLPNKPVYALTNFLVNIVRSLPFIILMVAIIPFTRLVVGSAIGTTAALVPLTIYIAPFIARLIEAALLEVEPGIIEAAESMGATTWQTIRYFMLPEAKPAIILALTTSTVGLIGATAMAGTVGGGGVGDLAVSYGYQQFDSFAILMTVIILVIVVQAIQSLGNWLARRSRYN, encoded by the coding sequence ATGGAAACGTTCGACACCCGTGTGAGCCCCGAGCAGTACCTCTCCGCCGGCGGGGAGACCCTCTACATGGTGGGCATCTCGCTGTTCATCGGCGCGTTGATCGGCATCCCCTTGGCCTTGGTGCTCGTCTTGCACCGACCGGGCGGTCTGCTGCCCAACAAACCCGTTTACGCGCTGACGAATTTCCTGGTGAACATCGTGCGCTCGCTGCCGTTTATCATCCTCATGGTGGCGATCATCCCGTTTACCCGCCTCGTGGTCGGCTCCGCCATCGGCACGACCGCGGCGCTGGTGCCGCTGACCATCTATATCGCGCCCTTCATCGCCCGCCTCATCGAGGCAGCGCTCCTCGAGGTCGAGCCCGGCATCATCGAAGCCGCCGAGTCGATGGGAGCAACCACCTGGCAGACCATCCGCTACTTCATGCTGCCGGAGGCGAAGCCGGCGATCATTCTGGCGCTGACCACTTCGACGGTCGGCCTGATCGGCGCGACGGCGATGGCCGGCACGGTCGGCGGCGGTGGCGTCGGCGACTTGGCGGTCTCTTATGGCTACCAGCAGTTCGATAGCTTCGCGATCCTGATGACGGTGATCATCCTCGTCATCGTGGTCCAGGCGATCCAGTCGCTGGGTAACTGGCTCGCCCGCCGCTCCCGCTACAACTAA
- a CDS encoding MetQ/NlpA family ABC transporter substrate-binding protein, producing MENFNEEIGSELANITPVPTVPAGIYSENHSLLDDVADGHTVGIPQDASNQSRAFLMLEDAGWITLNPDANPGLLTMADVEDNPHNLDIQTMDSATIPRSLADLDWGVIPGSISYASGVDTELQHFQESLRPELILQAVVRAEDADSEWANAVVDAYNSEEFHEFLAEENSDEYWFVPEEITPPQ from the coding sequence ATGGAGAACTTCAACGAGGAGATCGGGTCGGAGCTGGCCAACATTACCCCGGTCCCGACCGTGCCGGCCGGCATTTACTCCGAGAACCATTCCTTGCTGGACGACGTCGCCGACGGCCACACCGTCGGCATCCCGCAGGACGCCTCCAACCAGTCCCGCGCCTTCCTCATGCTGGAAGACGCCGGCTGGATCACCCTCAACCCGGACGCGAACCCCGGACTTTTGACCATGGCGGATGTCGAGGACAACCCGCACAACCTGGATATTCAGACCATGGATTCCGCCACGATCCCGCGCTCTCTCGCGGATCTGGACTGGGGCGTCATCCCGGGCTCGATCTCCTATGCCTCCGGCGTGGATACCGAGCTGCAGCACTTCCAGGAGTCCCTGCGGCCCGAGCTGATCCTGCAGGCCGTCGTGCGCGCCGAGGACGCGGACTCCGAGTGGGCCAACGCGGTCGTCGATGCCTATAACTCCGAAGAGTTCCACGAGTTCCTCGCCGAAGAGAACTCCGATGAATACTGGTTCGTCCCGGAAGAGATCACCCCTCCCCAGTAG